A single region of the Branchiostoma lanceolatum isolate klBraLanc5 chromosome 1, klBraLanc5.hap2, whole genome shotgun sequence genome encodes:
- the LOC136434065 gene encoding 2-Hydroxyacid oxidase 2-like isoform X1, whose amino-acid sequence MSRRMVCVADFEEYANKKLSRVHKEVICTGADQCQTLQENIEAFKRLRIRPRVLRDVSRRDLSTTLLGEKVDFPVGVSSTALQGLAWPDGDICAARAIAQLHTCMIVNMYANNSVEEISAASPGGLKWFQLYIMPDRPFTQRLVRRAELAGYKALVVTVDAPVPGKRYPNLRSRFQRPPHLRIPNFQGIQSSAAPSKDKQNLVCGPYPLDRSLSWKDIDWLSSITNLPIILKGILTAEDAGRALEHPGVKGILVSNHGGRQLDGVPATIEVLPEIVAAVGERLEVYLDGGVRTGTDVLKALALGARAVFVARPAIWGLAYNGEDGVAEVLKILRNELDLAMALSGCRCLAEIKRPLVVGEEYYSKL is encoded by the exons ATGTCTCGCCGCATGGTTTGCGTGGCAGATTTTGAGGAGTATGCCAATAAAAAGCTTTCACGAGTCCACAAGGAAGTCATCTGCACTGGAGCGGACCAATGTCAGACACTTCAGGAGAATATAGAGGCTTTCAAAAG ACTGAGGATTCGGCCGAGGGTCTTGCGTGACGTATCGCGTAGAGACCTGTCCACGACTCTGCTGGGGGAGAAGGTTGACTTTCCTGTTGGTGTGAGCTCCACAGCGCTACAGGGGCTAGCCTGGCCTGATGGGGACATCTGTGCAGCCAGAG CTATTGCCCAGCTCCACACCTGTATGATTGTCAATATGTACGCAAACAACTCTGTGGAGGAAATCTCTGCTGCCTCGCCTGGTGGCCTGAAGTGGTTCCAGTTGTACATCATGCCTGACAGACCCTTCACACAACGACTGGTGCGGAGGGCAGAGTTAGCCGGGTACAAGGCCCTGGTGGTTACTGTAGATGCACCGGTTCCGGGGAAGAGATATCCCAACTTGAGGAGCAGATTTCAGCGTCCTCCACATCTGAGAATACCCAACTTTCAGGGAATACAGTCATCGGCTGCCCCG TCCAAAGATAAGCAGAACCTGGTCTGTGGTCCCTATCCTCTGGACAGAAGTCTCTCGTGGAAGGACATTGATTGGCTGAGCTCCATCACCAACCTACCAATCATACTGAAGGGAATCCTAACAGCAGAGGATGCTGGGAGAGCCCTGGAGCACCCAGGTGTGAAGGGAATTCTTGTGTCCAATCATGGAGGGAGACAACTGGACGGAGTTCCAGCTACT ATCGAGGTTCTTCCAGAGATAGTTGCTGCTGTAGGAGAGAGGTTGGAAGTGTACCTGGACGGAGGTGTGAGGACTGGAACAGATGTTCTAAAGGCCCTGGCACTGGGGGCACGGGCTGTGTTTGTGGCCCGCCCTGCCATCTGGGGACTGGCTTACAAT GGAGAAGATGGGGTGGCTGAAGTGCTGAAGATACTGCGTAATGAGTTGGACCTAGCTATGGCATTGTctg GTTGTAGGTGTCTAGCAGAGATAAAGCGCCCCCTGGTTGTGGGAGAGGAGTACTACAGCAAGTTGTGA
- the LOC136434065 gene encoding 2-Hydroxyacid oxidase 1-like isoform X2: protein MSRRMVCVADFEEYANKKLSRVHKEVICTGADQCQTLQENIEAFKRLRIRPRVLRDVSRRDLSTTLLGEKVDFPVGVSSTALQGLAWPDGDICAARAIAQLHTCMIVNMYANNSVEEISAASPGGLKWFQLYIMPDRPFTQRLVRRAELAGYKALVVTVDAPVPGKRYPNLRSRFQRPPHLRIPNFQGIQSSAAPSKDKQNLVCGPYPLDRSLSWKDIDWLSSITNLPIILKGILTAEDAGRALEHPGVKGILVSNHGGRQLDGVPATIEVLPEIVAAVGERLEVYLDGGVRTGTDVLKALALGARAVFVARPAIWGLAYNVVGV, encoded by the exons ATGTCTCGCCGCATGGTTTGCGTGGCAGATTTTGAGGAGTATGCCAATAAAAAGCTTTCACGAGTCCACAAGGAAGTCATCTGCACTGGAGCGGACCAATGTCAGACACTTCAGGAGAATATAGAGGCTTTCAAAAG ACTGAGGATTCGGCCGAGGGTCTTGCGTGACGTATCGCGTAGAGACCTGTCCACGACTCTGCTGGGGGAGAAGGTTGACTTTCCTGTTGGTGTGAGCTCCACAGCGCTACAGGGGCTAGCCTGGCCTGATGGGGACATCTGTGCAGCCAGAG CTATTGCCCAGCTCCACACCTGTATGATTGTCAATATGTACGCAAACAACTCTGTGGAGGAAATCTCTGCTGCCTCGCCTGGTGGCCTGAAGTGGTTCCAGTTGTACATCATGCCTGACAGACCCTTCACACAACGACTGGTGCGGAGGGCAGAGTTAGCCGGGTACAAGGCCCTGGTGGTTACTGTAGATGCACCGGTTCCGGGGAAGAGATATCCCAACTTGAGGAGCAGATTTCAGCGTCCTCCACATCTGAGAATACCCAACTTTCAGGGAATACAGTCATCGGCTGCCCCG TCCAAAGATAAGCAGAACCTGGTCTGTGGTCCCTATCCTCTGGACAGAAGTCTCTCGTGGAAGGACATTGATTGGCTGAGCTCCATCACCAACCTACCAATCATACTGAAGGGAATCCTAACAGCAGAGGATGCTGGGAGAGCCCTGGAGCACCCAGGTGTGAAGGGAATTCTTGTGTCCAATCATGGAGGGAGACAACTGGACGGAGTTCCAGCTACT ATCGAGGTTCTTCCAGAGATAGTTGCTGCTGTAGGAGAGAGGTTGGAAGTGTACCTGGACGGAGGTGTGAGGACTGGAACAGATGTTCTAAAGGCCCTGGCACTGGGGGCACGGGCTGTGTTTGTGGCCCGCCCTGCCATCTGGGGACTGGCTTACAAT GTTGTAGGTGTCTAG
- the LOC136435652 gene encoding uncharacterized protein, translating into MADQKQDEEEGVRAVDLIHPEILSKDTLIDILTERLVLKNHHGNPSLDKAQLVEMFYKAVTPKPQRKYRLNRRGRIMTKAQIRRAKLRAKKSGQQEVQMNMGLKRSASPTEPRLKPPINCVNFQRKTIKLGSSPKSVAAPSETNTAADRLKPSPTPVNPSKVPTTTNSSNGSSKLKPEPVTLMTDPDKKSTAIKLVRSPPTSPTSPIANTGIVKVSSPTSTEPPTSAIESTEQVTEKRKSSDDTEVLSEQDLDKKKFKPSKITWP; encoded by the exons ATGGCCGACCAGAAGCAAGACGAGGAGGAGGGAGTGCGTGCAGTCGACCTGATTCATCCTGAAATCCTCAGCAAAGATACTCTGATCGATATTCTCACGGAG AGACTAGTCCTGAAGAATCACCATGGTAACCCGAGTCTGGACAAGGCTCAGCTGGTGGAGATGTTCTACAAGGCTGTCACTCCTAAGCCACAGAGAAAGTACAG GTTAAACAGACGAGGCAGAATTATGACTAAAGCTCAGATCAGGCGAGCCAAACTCAGGGCAAAGAAGTCTGGTCAGCAAGAAGTACAAATGAACATGGGGCTGAAAAG GAGTGCATCTCCCACAGAACCAAGGCTGAAACCTCCTATCAACTGTGTAAATTTTCAACGTAAAACCATCAAACTCGGTTCCTCGCCTAAAAGTGTGGCGGCTCCCAGTGAAACAAACACAGCAGCAGACAGACTTAAGCCCTCTCCGACTCCTGTGAATCCCTCCAAAGTTCCGACAACCACAAACTCATCAAATGGTTCCTCCAAGTTAAAGCCTGAGCCCGTCACGTTAATGACAGACCCAGACAAGAAAAGCACAGCTATCAAGTTAGTCAGAAGTCCCCCCACCAGTCCTACCAGTCCCATTGCCAATACTGGAATAGTAAAGGTGTCTAGTCCAACATCTACTGAACCTCCAACATCAGCAATAGAATCAACTGAACAAGTTACGGAGAAGAGAAAGAGCTCAGATGATACAGAG GTCTTGTCGGAACAGGATCTCGACAAGAAGAAATTCAAGCCCAGTAAAATCACATGGCCCTAA
- the LOC136431405 gene encoding transforming growth factor-beta receptor-associated protein 1-like produces MSIKAYEIVPAIERSKLIGDKAKTAIECMESCGKNLYIGTTDCFIIHFLLEEKSQPIGKIMYNSEQQSRKYLGLKKPIIQLKAASALNRILVLCDSTLTLLTMFNLEPILSGAKVKGVTAFSINESPLGNNPFSVEICVAYGRKKSLQLFTVTEDRMVATREVAVAEPPVNMCIDGASICVALGSQYNMINFETGVTQDLFPYENETTKPLIKRVGNEEFLLSGPSALGMFVTSAGISQRPPLQWSDNLSSVCFVFPYVLAMDEEFITVHSILDQQQKQTIPFQGGKIIGDFEGRIFVASSKEVYSLVSVPFEKQIQDLLDSRRVEEALALAKSARRTIPKERFIKMYRRIQQQAGFIQLRQLNFGEAAELFKSGQLDVRELINLFPFMLPTNSNFTRSVPLLHDIADIKQLCLGDSGKVKACKDFLASFLEDVRDTNLVVGYKEEVDTALLKLYAEIDSPKLVDFVSSENGCFIQDSVDSLQQYGRHHALGLFHKYHGDNEKALQVWVSIVSGELTDPSHPGLPFVVEFLSQLTDHELVWRYVDWALEKDQEQGVKIFTKRPVDEPQTERMRPETIVDYLHRYPQAVVGYLEHLVFTRKLEKEKYHTHLAVLYLDTVLQMRKDPSIPPDEMERSREKLREMLQFSSLYRVALILGKVKETDMYAECAILYGKKEEHDKALRILVYKLKDYRAAEQYCDTNAKGHDLSYRRRLFQILLSVYLDPMEGGKDSLAAPAVQLLNNHAEDFDAVRVLQIIPAHWSIGLIQQFLNRAVRQSMHDQRTTRVERMLARGENLQLKGTSVGLKRTPVTLSEERICQVCSRPFGDNAFARYPNGLVTHVQCARNKYVCPVTGRLFSTKPAKK; encoded by the exons atgAGCATCAAGGCATACGAGATCGTTCCAGCCATTGAGCGCTCCAAGCTCATTGGCGACAAGGCCAAAACTGCCATCGAATGCATGGAGAGCTGCGGAAAGAACCTGTACATAGGAACCACCGACTGCTTCATCATCCACTTCCTCCTGGAGGAAAAGTCTCAGCCGATCGGCAAAATCATGTACAACTCTGAACAGCAATCCCGTAAGTACCTGGGACTCAAGAAGCCAATCATTCAGCTCAAAGCGGCCTCAGCGCTTAACCGGATTCTCGTGCTGTGCGACAGCACGCTCACGTTACTGACCATGTTTAACCTGGAACCAATCTTGAGCGGTGCTAAGGTAAAGGGGGTGACAGCATTTAGCATTAATGAGAGCCCTCTAGGGAACAATCCCTTCAGTGTGGAGATATGTGTGGCATATGGGAGGAAGAAGTCCCTGCAGTTGTTCACGGTAACAGAAGATAGGATGGTTGCTACTAGAGAGGTGGCTGTAGCTGAACCACCTGTTAACATGTGTATAGATGGTGCATCTATATGTGTTGCACTGGGATCACAGTACAACATGATCAACTTCGAAACGGGGGTGACGCAGGACTTGTTCCCGTACGAAAATGAAACAACCAAGCCTCTCATAAAGAGGGTGGGGAATGAGGAGTTCTTGCTGAGCGGTCCCAGTGCGCTGGGAATGTTCGTAACGTCCGCTGGAATCTCCCAACGACCCCCTCTTCAGTGGTCCGATAACCTCAGCTCTGTGTGTTTCGTGTTCCCGTACGTGCTCGCCATGGACGAAGAGTTCATCACAGTTCACAGCATTCTAGATCAGCAGCAGAAACAGACTATACCATTCCAAGGGGGGAAGATAATTGGGGATTTTGAGGGGCGCATCTTTGTGGCGTCCAGCAAAGAGGTCTACTCCCTCGTGTCTGTCCCGTTCGAGAAGCAAATCCAAGACTTACTGGACAGCAGGAGAGTAGAAGAAGCCCTTGCTCTCGCCAAGAGTGCGCGACGGACAATTCCGAAAGAACGGTTCATCAAGATGTACCGCAGGATCCAGCAGCAAGCCGGTTTCATCCAGTTGCGGCAGCTGAACTTCGGCGAGGCGGCAGAACTGTTCAAGAGCGGCCAGCTGGACGTGAGAGAGTTGATCAACTTGTTTCCCTTCATGCTTCCGACGAATTCCAACTTCACGCGCTCAGTCCCGCTTCTCCACGATATCGCGGACATCAAGCAGCTCTGCCTGGGGGATTCTGGGAAGGTGAAAGCCTGCAAAGATTTCCTGGCGTCATTCCTAGAAGACGTTCGTGACACCAATCTTGTGGTTGGCTACAAGGAGGAGGTTGACACAGCCTTGTTGAAGTTGTACGCGGAGATTGATTCGCCAAAGCTGGTGGACTTTGTGTCGTCAGAGAACGGGTGTTTCATTCAGGACAGCGTGGATTCCCTCCAGCAATACGGGCGTCACCACGCACTCGGACTGTTCCACAAGTACCATGGGGATAATGAAAAGGCCTTGCAG GTGTGGGTGAGTATAGTGAGTGGTGAGCTGACCGACCCCTCCCACCCCGGGCTGCCGTTTGTGGTGGAGTTCCTGTCACAGCTGACTGACCATGAGCTGGTGTGGAGGTACGTGGACTGGGCACTGGAGAAGGACCAGGAACAGG GTGTGAAGATATTCACCAAGCGACCCGTCGATGAGCCGCAGACGGAGCGCATGAGGCCGGAGACGATCGTGGACTACCTGCACAGGTATCCGCAGGCCGTGGTCGGCTACCTGGAGCACCTAGTGTTCACCAGGAAACTGGAGAAGGAGAAGTACCACACACACCTGGCCGTACTCTACCTGGACACGGTGCTACAG ATGAGGAAGGACCCATCCATCCCTCCAGATGAAATGGAACGTTCCAGAGAGAAGCTGAGGGAAATGCTGCAGTTCTCTTCTCTTTACCGGGTGGCGCTAATCTTGG GCAAAGTAAAAGAGACGGACATGTACGCAGAATGCGCCATCTTGTACGGAAAGAAAGAGGAGCACGACAAAGCCCTGCGTATCCTCGTGTACAAGTTGAAAGACTACCGAGCAGCGGAGCAGTATTGCGACACCAACGCCAAAGGTCATGACCTCTCGTACCGCCGCCGTCTcttccaaatccttctgtccgTGTACCTGGATCCGATGGAAGGCGGGAAAGATTCACTGGCAGCTCCCGCGGTCCAACTTCTCAACAACCACGCGGAGGACTTTGATGCAGTCCGTGTGTTACAAATCATCCCAGCACACTGGTCCATCGGTCTCATACAGCAGTTCTTGAACCGCGCTGTGAGACAGAGTATGCACGACCAGAGGACTACGCGGGTGGAGCGAATGTTAGCGAGAGGGGAGAACCTCCAGCTGAAGGGAACGTCGGTAGGGCTGAAGCGAACGCCAGTCACGCTGTCAGAAGAGAGGATATGTCAGGTTTGTAGTCGGCCGTTCGGCGATAACGCCTTCGCGAGGTACCCCAACGGTCTGGTGACACATGTGCAATGTGCGAGGAACAAGTATGTATGTCCTGTCACAGGtaggctgttcagcaccaaaccTGCAAAGAAATAA
- the LOC136433528 gene encoding uncharacterized protein: protein MPAEQESTTPHSHIPYGTEGSGFYSDNTIGCYNVIQASMPVVMDAINNMNLDAGKTFTIADYGTADGGTSMPMLYQVVKTLREKYGDALPIHIAYEDQPVNDFKSLFLRLQGLLPMPENNSYFKDFANTFVTACGTSFYSQSFPPNFVDLGFSATAMHWLQKKPCNLTDALHHTSAGKPEEKKLFMEQAALDWEQNLLHRAKELAPGGHLVIVNFCVDEKGRHLGNTDKKQSMFERMTSLWKKLVEEGTITQEEFVNTTFINYYRSVEEVSAPFKDASLPVRKAGLSLVSVETKVTVCPYWARWMREGGDAKAHAKRFIPTTRTWSNSTFLSGLSDSRSAQEKAAIVDKFFGMYEAEVAAAPADHGMGYVHTFIHIKKDN, encoded by the exons ATGCCGGCTGAACAAGAG TCCACAACCCCCCACAGCCATATCCCCTATGGCACCGAGGGTTCGGGGTTTTATTCCGACAACACCATCGGCTGTTACAACGTCATCCAGGCCTCCATGCCAGTTGTGATGGACGCCATCAACAACATGAACTTGGACGCAGGGAAGACGTTTACTATCGCAGACTACGGCACAGCAGACGGAGGAACGTCCATGCCCATGTTGTATCAG GTTGTCAAAACTCTGCGAGAAAAGTATGGCGACGCTCTACCCATCCACATAGCGTATGAGGATCAGCCAGTCAACGACTTTAAGTCGTTGTTCCTGCGTCTTCAAGGCCTGCTCCCCATGCCTGAGAACAACAGCTACTTTAAGGACTTTGCTAACACCTTTGTGACAGCATGTGGAACCTCATTTTACTCACAG TCTTTTCCTCCAAACTTCGTGGACCTGGGGTTCTCGGCCACAGCGATGCACTGGCTGCAGAAGAAGCCGTGTAACCTGACGGACGCTCTGCACCACACGTCCGCGGGAAAACCTGAGGAGAAGAAGCTGTTCATGGAGCAGGCAGCGCTGGACTGGGAACAGAACCTGCTACACAGGGCCAAGGAACTAGCTCCTG GTGGTCACTTGGTGATTGTGAACTTCTGTGTGGACGAGAAGGGTCGTCACCTTGGCAACACGGACAAGAAACAGTCCATGTTCGAGCGGATGACGTCGCTGTGGAAGAAGCTGGTGGAAGAAGGGACCATTACCCAG GAAGAATTTGTGAACACGACCTTCATCAACTACTACCGCTCCGTCGAGGAGGTGAGCGCACCGTTCAAGGACGCGTCCTTGCCTGTCAGGAAGGCGGGGCTGTCACTGGTCTCCGTGGAAACCAAG GTGACGGTGTGTCCGTACTGGGCGCGCTGGATGCGTGAGGGGGGCGATGCCAAGGCTCACGCCAAACGATTCATCCCAACAACTCGTACCTGGAGCAACAGCACCTTCCTGTCAG GTCTATCCGACAGTCGCTCTGCCCAGGAGAAAGCGGCGATCGTGGACAAGTTCTTCGGGATGTACGAGGCTGAGGTTGCGGCTGCGCCCGCTGACCACGGCATGGGCTACGTGCACACCTTCATCCACATCAAGAAGGACAACTAA